Part of the Sciurus carolinensis chromosome 7, mSciCar1.2, whole genome shotgun sequence genome, GCATTAGTTAATGAATACTTGGTTATCGCTGGGAACAAAATagttatttaggaaaatattaaaaattagatccctaaagtaataatttaaaaaaatttttcaggtGAATTAAAGTGCATAATAAGCAACTCCTCTGCCACCGAGCTGTACTCCACCCCTACAATTAAAgtactaaatatgaaaaaaaattctaaaaattttagaaaaaaaattttttaaattcttgttatGGTCCCATGGTAGGAAAGGATTttgtttgatttctcttttttaaaccAAATGCAAAAAGCATGAGCCATAAAGGAAGACTGATAAATTTGACTACATTAAATTCCTGTACAACAAATGATATCAAAaatggttattaaaaaaaaaaaaaagccagactAGGGGGGAAAAGATATCTTATTGCATGTAACTGGGCAAGACTAATATTATGAATATCTAAAGAGCTCCtaaaaattagtaagaaaaaGACAAGTATCCAATAGGAAATGAGCATAGgatataaatatgcaaatcatATCAGAAATGCAATAGGCCCATAAACACAGAGAAGATGCCAGCCTTCCCAGTAATCAGGGATATGCAAATTAGGGTTACAATGATATTTCACTCCACCCATCAGATtcgaaaaattttaaagtatcggTAACACCAAGTATTGAGAAGTATGTTGAACTGAAAGAATTCTTATTTTGCTGGTGGGAAACCTTGAATACATCCCTAAGTCTCAACAACTTTATTCCTGTGTATATGCTCTGAGAAATTTCCccgtatataaaaatatatttacaagaatatttagctgggtgcggtggcgcatgcctgtaatcccagtggcttgggaggctgaggtaggagaatggtgagttcaaagtcagcctcaccaacagcgagaccctgcctctaaataaaatacaaaagaggcttggttgagtgcccctgagttggaTACCCGGTACTCTCCTCCCCCcagaaatgaatatttgttgcAGCATTCTTTTTACGTATTAAttagaattaattaattagaaaaaaatttttttaaattcttgttatGGTCCCATGGTAGGAAAGGATTTtgtttgatttcacttttttaaacCAAATGCAAAAAGCATGAGCCATAAAGGAAGACTGATAAATTTGACTacattaaattccttttttttctaattaattaattaattctacGTATTAATTGTACCTAAGAGTGGGGTTCACTGTGGTATTTCCATTCCTGCATACAGTGGGCACTGACCAAACACAATCACCCttttccatcctcctcctcccaacATTGTTTCTAATAGCAAAAATATGGCGGGAAATCTATTAAGAGCAGAAAGTTATGGTATATTAATTCAGTGATAAAAATGAACTAAAGTCAACAAATATCAACAAGGACATTGACTAAAGGAAAAACAACTTTTATAACAACATAGTGTTATTTATATAAAGCTTTAACACATGCAAGACAAGAACATCTGTTTATAGATCACaactttttgattaaaaaaaacaaaaaccaggctCCAAATTCAGGATAGTCTTCTGAAGGGATATgatgggggcggggggaggaCGTCAATCTTATTCCTATAatacaatttcttaaaaaaaaaaaaaaaaaaaaaaaaacggaaacaAACTGGCAAAAGGGCGAGGTGTGGGACATCTAAATAGTGAACTTACGGAGTGACGTAATACCCCCTACATTTTCAGAATGAATTGTCTACACAGTTTACACAGAAGACTAGAACTACTGTATGTTAAAGTGGTCTCTGCTAGAGTTCCTTCTCTGGCTGTCATCGCTCTTCACCCATTCACCCAACGTTTTCTGAGAATCCAATCTCCACCAGGTTATACGGATATCAATAAAGGTTATCATAAAAGCAGCACAGGATTCTTTTTTCTCAAGTAGGTTCTACACTCGTAAGGAAGTACTTAATCCAAAAAAAGTAGGCTATAAAGCGATAATAAGCAAGAGACGCAAGagatggaagaggaaggaagcTTTACATCTGCCTGCAAGGGTCACCGCCACTTTCAAGGTGATGCCTGTGAGCAGCCTTAAAGGGAGGCGCGTGAGCCGAGGAAACACAAGTATTCCAAGTACAGTGCTGGGGGACAGCTTGTGCAAGGACCTGGGGCGCGCAGCACTCAACGCGGAGGTGCAGGCTGGGGCCGCAGAGGTGCTGAGCAGCCCGAGCGCGCACAGCAAGGGGACAGCTTGTGCAAGGACCTGGGGGCGCGCAGCACTCAAAGCGGAGGTGCAGGCTGGGGCCGCAGAGGTGCCGAGCAGCCCGAGGGCGCGCAGCAAAGCGAAACGCACAGCGGGAGAAGCAGCTCGACTTGGAAGCCAGAACGCGTGGCGACCGCTGCCGTGCTTTGCTAGACAAGCAGGACACGGCGGCCCCGCTAGTGTGTGCCGTTGTTTTATCAACAGGGGTCTCGccatgctgcccaggctggcctcgaacttgcgaccTCCCGCCTCAGCCCCAGAGTGGCTGGGATGAGAGGCGTGCGCCACCACGGCCGGCTGAATCCAGCTTTTCTCGCACACAACGTCTAAGAGACGTGCGGGGACCAGAACTCGCACAGGCTGACTTCGAGGGGACCCACGGCTGGTGGACTACCGCGCCGCCAGGTTAGCGCCCCCTTACACCGTGAGTTCATCCTCCCGGTGATCGGTAGCCCTGGCCGGCTTGGGTTCCCCATGCCTCAGCTCCCAACCCCCGGGGATACTCCCCGCCTCCCGCACAGCCCTCCACTGGGCCTCCTGAGTCCTCTTAAAATGCGAGGGGGTCCCAGGCGCCAGTGTATGCGAACCCCCGTGACCGCAAGTCCCAGTTTGCCCGGTTCCGGTTAGAAAAGCGCCGCCCAGTGGTCAATCAGCGGATAGTCAAGCAACGCTTTCAGAAGCGGGTGGCTCCGAGCAGGGGCGGCCCAGTTGCCGGCGTCGCCTAGGCAACTCCAATTACGTGATGGAATGCACTTCCGCTTCCGCCTCCGCGCCCGACGGCGGAGGGCTTACGCAGCGTCGCCACAGTGACGCCATTCTGCTGCGACGGCGTGAGTGCGGAGCTTGCGTGTGGTGGTGTCGACTCCGGCGGGAAACCCGAGGCTCGCTTTCGGCCCCTGATCTGAGCAAAGGGAAAGTGGCGAGATGACCGACCGCTACACCATCCACAGCCAGCTAGAGCACCTCCAGTCCAAGTACATCGGCACGGGCCATGCCGACACCACCAAGTGGGAGTGGCTGGTGAACCAGCACCGCGACTCGTACTGCTCCTACATGGGCCACTTCGACCTGCTCAACTATTTCGCCATTGCCGAGAATGAGAGCAAAGCGCGAGTCCGCTTCAACCTGATGGAGAAGATGCTGCAGCCGTGCGGGCCGCCAGCCGATAAGCCCGAGGAGAACTGAGGCCCCGCGCTGCGACCCTTGCGGGAGCCCCTCTCTCTACCTTCCTCAGTTTGCCGTTGTTTCCCGCATTTTCCTTCCTCCAGTGGACGGATCCTTCCTGGCTCGTGCTTCTCGTGCTTTCGGTGTACAGAGGAGTGTGTTCCGGGGTGGCCCGCCTGACCTGCCTTTACGTGGACCCTGCGGAACGTGGCACCGAGACACCGTCAGGACCTGAGAACTGTGCGAGTGGAGAGGTCCCAGAGCCGACCAGCATGGGGGAGGACCACACTGGGTTGAAACGGGATTTGGCTAGTTGTCATTGTTGCTTTTTCCATAAAGTTTAGAAATTGTCCTGTCTTTTGCTGTGACTGCTTGTGTTCGGGTGGGAGGGTTCGGGGAGGCGTTTGGGGACCAGGATTTCATGAGAGTTCGCATAGGAAATGGTTCATTGTCATGTCCTTAAATTCTCTATGCAGACCTTTATAATATTCCCCACCCCAAACCCCCAAGAGCGTTTTTTCCAAGCTTACTATACCTTCAAGAATTGAAGTTTATGATTAATTCTTTGCTATCATTGACTCCACTTCTCTGTAAATTGTATCCTCTCTCTTGGGAAGTTGTGGCCATTTCTTCAGAAATGACACCTGGCAAACGAGTaccttctttcattcaacaaattatttttgtgtgtccTTCTGCCCCAGGTACAGGGGTTTGATCCCAGGGGcgcagtaccactgagctacattttgtgacagggtctctctgccagggctggcttca contains:
- the Sf3b5 gene encoding splicing factor 3B subunit 5, which encodes MTDRYTIHSQLEHLQSKYIGTGHADTTKWEWLVNQHRDSYCSYMGHFDLLNYFAIAENESKARVRFNLMEKMLQPCGPPADKPEEN